In a single window of the Notamacropus eugenii isolate mMacEug1 chromosome 4, mMacEug1.pri_v2, whole genome shotgun sequence genome:
- the IMMP2L gene encoding mitochondrial inner membrane protease subunit 2 produces MPAQGFGRRYMRAFLKGFFVAVPVTVTVLDQVACVARVEGASMQPSLNPGGSHSSDVVLLNHWKVRNYEVRRGDIVSLVSPKNPEQKIIKRVIALEGDIIKTMGHKNKYVKVPRGHMWVEGDHHGHSFDSNAFGPVSLGLLHAHATHILWPPGRWQRLESILPPERAPVQIEEK; encoded by the coding sequence ATGCCGGCACAAGGTTTTGGGCGAAGATACATGAGGGCCTTTTTGAAAGGTTTCTTTGTAGCAGTGCCTGTAACAGTAACTGTCTTAGATCAAGTGGCGTGTGTAGCCAGAGTGGAAGGAGCTTCCATGCAGCCTTCTTTGAATCCTGGGGGAAGCCATTCGTCTGATGTGGTGCTTCTGAACCACTGGAAAGTTAGGAATTATGAAGTGCGGCGTGGCGATATCGTGTCGTTGGTATCTCCCAAAAACCCAGAGCAGAAAATCATTAAAAGGGTGATTGCGCTGGAAGGAGACATTATCAAAACAATGGGACATAAGAATAAGTACGTGAAAGTCCCTCGTGGCCACATGTGGGTGGAAGGAGACCATCACGGACACAGCTTTGACAGTAACGCTTTTGGGCCAGTTTCCCTTGGACTTCTGCATGCTCATGCCACCCATATTCTGTGGCCTCCAGGACGCTGGCAACGTTTGGAATCCATTCTGCCTCCAGAGCGAGCACCTGTTCAGATTGAAGAGAAGTGA
- the LOC140500370 gene encoding zinc finger protein 251-like, with amino-acid sequence MELATFEDVSVYLTREEWRLLESAQHDLYRDVMLENYGNFISLGFLVSKPDIISQLERGEESWVLDIEKPEERVLLSRKGTYRGCKKKYKEKLFLRQKVPGGRKIYKNASAKYPRDTSQVLDFGECCEKQSNLEDQIRNFRGKGKSESSSEQMLILQQKTTGGEKGQELNEFGRQTSQL; translated from the exons ATG GAGCTGGCAACCTTTGAAGATGTGTCTGTGTATCTCACACGTGAAGAGTGGAGACTTCTTGAATCTGCTCAGCACGACCTCTACAGGGATGTGATGTTGGAGAATTATGGAAACTTTATCTCACTGG GATTTCTAGTCTCCAAGCCTGACATCATCTCTCAGCTGGAACGAGGGGAAGAATCCTGGGTCCTGGATATTGAGAAGCCTGAGGAAAGGGTACTCTTGAGCAGAAAGGGAACTTACAGAG gTTGTAAGAAAAAATACAAGGAGAAGTTGTTTCTAAGGCAGAAAGTTcctggagggagaaaaatatataaaaacgcATCAGCAAAATACCCAAGGGATACATCCCAGGTCTTGGACTTTGGAGAATGCTGTGAAAAGCAAAGTAATTTAGAGGATCAGATTAGAAACttcaggggaaagggaaagagtgagTCCAGTTCTGAACAAATGCTCATCTTGCAACAGAAAACAactggaggagagaagggccAGGAACTTAATGAATTTGGTAGACAGACTTCTCAGTTGTAG